The DNA segment ctgcaaaatccatgaggggctttgcgtacagccttgggaacacagcgctatcgtcagtgcaatcgctggaaggaggagggaagagcttgcttgggcGCCGCCACACAACGCTTTTTCACACAAATGTAGTTTTCGTCATTTGTGGATATGTGAACTCTGCGAAAATTGGAGCGACTTCTCCCGCCAAACTGACCATGTAATTGTTGAGCAGCTCAGGGGCTCCATTGATAAAAACATtctcgcagctgcttgaaaaaacgcaccacatctctccactcacgtccagtgataacagcatatatttgcaaccaatcagctaaatgaagcatgcaatttcccattacatgccaaatcaagcaaaaaggagaaagagtggccaaattgtgacaatatagcataccatatgagaaatgctacaatcgagctgttgaagtgaaactatttgagatgcatgaagcatattagtctatgagtggtcaaattaatgaaggcacacctttgaaggcagagactaaaatttacactaaacacagcacgcatagcacatttagcagtgtactgttcactccagcatgttttgtccttgttgcaacagatattcttaacaatgagtatgaatgcacatgccccctttcacaaactatgccttgaagtttaagcctgccctgtccctttaatttgagatagtggaggtctttttctagtgcagctttaaccaaccatacagtcctttattttgtttgccaacataaatttgggaaagcctaaacagagagataaaagaggaggaggtcgTCCACGAGCAAAACTCACGCGAGGAAGCTCCGTCTCGAGCCTCTATCGCGCCCTCATTTCAAGAAGGCACCCACCACGGTGGTTGAGGCGGGATTGGTCAGCGGCGCGCATCTCAAGCTCGAGGGAGCGAGCCCACAGAGCTTCCCGCCGCTCGACTTGCATCAAAATGGGCTTGTTTTTGGCGTGGAACTCCTTGAGCCTTCCGAGTTCTTCCTCCGGTTCTTCAAGCCTCTGGTCTGAAAAGGCAGgaggcagcatatatgattggtttatgggggtttaaagtcccaaagcaactcgggctatgaggaacgccctagtgatggactccggaaatttcgaccacctgggattcttccaacgtgcactgacatcgcacagtacacgggcctctagaatttcgcctccatcgtaattcgaccgctgcggccgggatcgaacccgcgtcttttgggtcagcagctgagcgacgtaaccactgaaccaccgcggcggcctacttGTTTTAAGGACAACGTAAATTCAGACCAAATTCTGCGACCACTAATAGAAGGAGCTGTTAATACCTTaagccaaaaaatgccaatcgacattcttatgaaatcaaattgacaaaaacagtcttcacaccccattcaatcgttacttttcagaatcaggaaatttgcatcacactttttcctggataatatgtttttctcaacaagaatttactgtactggttatgtcaaagactagatgctttcttcactggccaaggactgtgcatgtcacgaccacttttgccaagatattcttttagcttcctggaGTGACAGATTAACAAATCCGACTGGCTGCCACTACGAAGTTGCAACACTGTCCGAGCCAAACCAAAGTAAAAGCAGTGCAGACAGCCTATAGGagtaaatgctgcttttaaaacactaatcaCAGGTCGAACATTGATTGCAACACTACCTGTTGCGACATATGGCACGTGCGCATGGGTCACCTGAGGCAGTGCCCCGAAGACCTATGCTAACATCGTTGTGAATGTGAGGGCGAACAGTGGCTACACAGATCTAGAATTCCTTGCCtgcgatgcaaagcgaaagcgaaagaaTTTTGGAGCAATTGTTTGGTGGGCACCGAGTGTTAATCTGTACTAGAATACATGGCACCCTTTACTCTTTCAAAAAGTTCTTTCTCACCCTCTCCTGCCGTTCTCTGTCCTTCTCGAGATTGTAGGCATCATGCGGTGAGCAGAGGTGCTCCAGGAAGTCTATTGCCGATTCACTTAGGAACTGTTCCTCCAGACCAGTGTGCCTGTTGATATACGTCTTGATCTCTTCTTCaagctggaaaaaaaagaaaaaaaaactcaagaaacccaagacactaataacagcactgaatgcaacagccgagaaacaagctcaacaactgatcaagcatgcgcgatcctccacaagcggcgacttcgaagatgcccgacctcgggcaagaatttttcgatggaagtgggctggttcgtatggggactatacagtcaaaactcgatttaacgaaacacgatttaacgaaaatctcggtttaacgaaggtatcctaattccccctcagacgcccatagggttcaatgctttgactaacccgaaataacgaaaccgattccgtgatctgtcccgatttaacgaaccttttttcgagaaataaaggtgaaaaagtgttaatttttggtctattttgtagacagcaccccaaaatttattgattgcgagtcagcggtaacaccgcagagcatcttcatcccgtcgcttttttcaaactgcgcggcgcaaaacgagttttaattttgagtcgagctcacaagatggcgccagcagtaaaaaagtttcgtgccacacttcatagatggcgctgttgcagttcgcgtgtttttttgtgtgtgtgtttgtgtgttgtgctctgtgttcgctcttgtgcggatttccccgtgcctttgaacgcacgtctttgtcaagctcagcttgttaggcctccatcagtctagccgtcgataattgtcaactgcttcaggactgccggtttcgggacactaggccctgaaactgccgaagctggtccggactgcgcgagcgccgtgcacgaggatgaagatgcctgggaacaccttcgctcagtggataaagtgcccacaggcataagtttctcagactacgtgaaagccgacgcaaacgcagtcacaacggaagttttgactgatgccgatatgttgcggcttgtaggaagcgtggagggagtggcggctgaagacgctgccgacgaccctgcaggtgccgaagctcccgtgccgacaccaggtcaggtgatggatgctctcgatctgctgcgaaattttgccggcgcacacgaggggacggaagacgtgctggacgcacttcagacctacgagaaatcggtgcggccgttgctcacaaagcgcacgcaggcaaagatcaccgacttctttggcggaaaataaatttgtagtcccctcgggcctttcttgtcgagtaagaatttttggtgtttcttttcatacacgctagcggcgccggtcgtggtgttggcgccccccactcgaaagtagcgcgggggggtcatgacgatgaccatacggacccccaaagattgcgctagttgtatgattaccaactttggcgccaatttgtcattagctttgtggcttgccgtcccatcggcggtatttagggaagattgttgcgccgctagccgaaccgtcctttgggtcgctgctaccggcgtgaattcgtcacggacgagtgcgacgaaaagtggaaatggtacgtgctaaccgatacgaccacGATAAGCTGGtaaggtttatgcggatgcaaaaagcattatgttcaatgggtgctcagtcggggacttgactttactacatttaaaacgaaagtactgtttaagcgggtacgttttaacgaggttttactgtaatcgaatgtactgaattatgtgcccaagaaatgcctcactcaatttaacgaagttctcgatttagcgaaataattcacggctcccctcaacttcgttaaatcgagttttaactgtacttcgtttcatatataaggtgcaacacagaaaggtacggaagtagtgcaagtgaaaagaaaagagaggctcgctactacgcacttgttttctgctcgagtggtctaagaaacgagaaagcgacagtgtcatcaggaacaacagtgcatttactcaagctcatgacaaacgataactggtataaagatatatcgctagtaacgaacaaattcttcagacttatcaattcttccattgccgccatgcaaaaacaaaccaTACATAACGATAAGATTATTGCCGCAATAAAGCCTACAGCTATAGGATTCTGGCGATCCAGTAGGTGTTCACCAATAGAATGTCTGAAAtctgatgaaaaaaacaaaatattttgaagcgaatgccatgtaaactctgcaaaatccatgaggggctttgcgtacagccttgggaacacagcgctatcgtcagtgcaatcgctggaaggaggagggaagagcttgcttgggcGCCGCCACACAACGCTTTTTCACACAATGTAGTTTTCGTCATTTGTGCATATGTGAACTCTGCGAAAATTGGAGCGACTTCTCCCGCCAAACTGACCATGTAATTGTTGAGCAGCTCAGGGGCTCCATTGATAAAAACATtctcgcagctgcttgaaaaaacgcaccacatctctccactcacgtccagtgataacagcatatatttgcaaccaatcagctaaatgaagcatgcaatttcccattacatgccaaatcaagcaaaaaggagaatgagtggccaaattgtgacaatatagcataccatatgagaaatgctacaatcgagctgttgaagtgaaactatttgagatgcatgaagcatattagtctatgagtggtcaaattaatgaaggcacacctttgaaggcagagactaaaatttacactaaacagagcacgcatagcacatttagcagtgtactgttcactccagcatgttttgtccttgttgcaACAGATATTCTTAACAATGAGTATGAATGCACATGCCCCCTTTCACAAACTATGCCTTGAAGTTTAAGCCTGCCCTGTCCCTTTAATTTGAGATAGTGGAGGTCTTTTTCTAGTGCAGCTTTAACCAAAAATAcagtcctttattttgtttgccaacataaatttgggaaagcctaaacagagagataaaagaggaggaggtcgTCCACGAGCAAAACTCACGCGAGGAAGCTCCGTCTCGAGCCTCTTTCGCGCCCTCATTTCAAGAAGGCACCCATCACGGTGGTTGAGGCGGGATTGGTCAGCGGCGCGCATCTCAAACTCGAGGGAGCGAGCCCACAGAGCTTCCCGCCGCTCGACTTGCATCAAAATGGGCTTGTTTTTGGCGTGGAACTCCTTGAGCCTTCCGAGTTCTTCCTCCGGTTCTTCAAGCCTCTGGTCTGAAAAGGCAGgaggcagcatatatgattggtttatgggggtttaacgtcccaaagcaactcgggctatgagggacgccctagtgatggactccggaaatttcgaccacctgggattcttcaacgtgcactgacatcgcacagtacacgggcctctagaatttcgcctccatcgtaattcgaccgctgcggccgggatcgaacccgcgtcttttgggtcagcagctgagcgacgtaaccactgaaccaccgcggcggcctacttGTTTTAAGGACAACGTAAATTCAGACCAAATTCTGCGACCACTAATAGAAGGAGCTGTTAATACCTTaagccaaaaaatgccaatcgacattcttatgaaatcaaattgacaaaaaaagtcttcacaccccattcaatcgttacttttcagaatcaggaaatttgcatcacactttttcctggataatatgtttttctcaacaagaatttactgtactggttatgtcaaagactagatgctttcttcactggccaaggactgtgcatgtcacgaccacttttgccaagatattcttttagcttcctggagtgacagattaacaaatccgactggctgccactacgaagttgcaacactgtccgagccaaaccaaagtaaaagcagtgcagacaccctataggagtaaatgctgcttttaaaacactaatcaCAGGTCGAACATTGATTGCAACACTACCTGTTGCGACACATGGCACGTGCGCATGGGTCACCTGAGGCAGTGCCCCGAAGACCTATGCTAACATCGTTGTGAATGTGAGGGCGAACAGTGGCTACACAGATCTAGAATTCCTTGCCtgcgatgcaaagcgaaagcgaaagaaTTTTGGAGCAATTGTTTGGTGGGCACCGAGTGTTAATCTGTACTAGAATACATGGCACCCTTTACTCTTTCAAAAAGTTCTTTCTCACCCTCTCCTGCCGTTCTCTGTCCTTCTCGAGATTGTAGGCATCATGCGGTGAGCAGAGGTGCTCCAGGAAGTCTATTGCCGATTCACTTAGGAACTGTTCCTCCCGACCAGTGTGCCTGTTGATATACGTCTTGATCTCTTCTTcaagctggaaaaaaaaagaaaaaaaaactcaagaaacccaagacactaataacagcactgaatgcaacagccgagaaacaagctcaacaactgatcaagcatgcgcgatcctccacaagcggcgacttcgaagatgcccgacctcgggcaagaatttttcgatggaagtgggctggttcgtatggggactatacagtcaaaactcgatttaacgaaacacgatttaacgaaaatctcggtttaacgaaggtatcctaattccccctcagacgcccatagggttcaatgctttgactaacccgaaataacgaaaccgattccgtgatctgtcccgatttaacgaaccttttttcgagaaataaaggtgaaaaagtgttaatttttggtctattttgtagacagcaccccaaaatttattgattgcgagtcagcggtaacaccgcagagcatcttcatcccgtcgcttttttcaaactgcgcggcgcaaaacgagttttaattttgagtcgagctcacaagatggcgccagcagtaaaaaagtttcgtgccacacttcatagatggcgctgttgcagttcgcgtgtttttttgtgtgtgtgtttgtgtgttgtgctctgtgttcgctcttgtgcggatttccccgtgcctttgaacgcacgtctttgtcaagctcagcttgttaggcctccatcagtctagccgtcgataattgtcaactgcttcaggactgccggtttcgggacactaggccctgaaactgccgaagctggtccggactgcgcgagcgccgtgcacgaggatgaagatgcctgggaacaccttcgctcagtggataaagtgcccacaggcataagtttctcagactacgtgaaggccgacgcaaacgcagtcacaacggaagttttgactgatgccgatatgttgcggcttgtaggaagcgtggagggagtgg comes from the Amblyomma americanum isolate KBUSLIRL-KWMA chromosome 1, ASM5285725v1, whole genome shotgun sequence genome and includes:
- the LOC144113560 gene encoding protein regulator of cytokinesis 1-like isoform X3, encoding MQVERREALWARSLEFEMRAADQSRLNHRDGCLLEMRARKRLETELPRLEEEIKTYINRHTGLEEQFLSESAIDFLEHLCSPHDAYNLEKDRERQERTRGLKNRRKNSEGSRSSTPKTSPF
- the LOC144113560 gene encoding protein regulator of cytokinesis 1-like isoform X2, coding for MQVERREALWARSLEFEMRAADQSRLNHRDGCLLEMRARKRLETELPRLEEEIKTYINRHTGLEEQFLSESAIDFLEHLCSPHDAYNLEKDRERQERTRGLKNRRKNSEGSRSSTPKTSPF